One genomic segment of Nitrospiraceae bacterium includes these proteins:
- a CDS encoding uracil-DNA glycosylase, with protein sequence MTATALQELAKSLHDCQRCKLAKLGRTQVVFGVGNPHATIMFVGEAPGFYEDQKGEPFVGAAGKLLNDLLQSAGLSRDEIYIANVIKCRPPNNRDPEMDEVDTCKPFLMQQIQMIRPKLVCTLGNWATQTLLERKVGITKVKAQAFYMKDFVIFPLLHPAAALHQGGLLDPLKEDFKKLKEFLDRHTKPADPTETAPAATPTLQVESPVPAQMDLFGS encoded by the coding sequence ATGACCGCCACGGCACTCCAAGAACTTGCCAAATCTCTTCACGATTGTCAGCGGTGCAAACTCGCCAAACTCGGCCGGACTCAAGTTGTATTCGGCGTCGGTAATCCTCACGCGACCATCATGTTCGTCGGCGAAGCCCCCGGTTTCTATGAAGATCAAAAAGGAGAACCGTTTGTCGGTGCGGCGGGGAAGCTCCTGAACGATCTCCTGCAGTCGGCCGGGCTGTCGCGGGACGAAATTTATATCGCGAACGTCATCAAATGCCGGCCGCCAAATAACCGCGACCCGGAAATGGATGAAGTGGATACCTGCAAGCCGTTTCTGATGCAGCAGATTCAGATGATCCGGCCCAAGCTGGTCTGTACCTTGGGAAACTGGGCCACCCAAACGCTTTTGGAACGGAAAGTGGGAATTACGAAAGTGAAAGCGCAGGCGTTCTACATGAAGGATTTTGTGATCTTCCCGCTGCTCCACCCGGCAGCGGCTCTGCACCAAGGCGGATTATTGGACCCATTGAAAGAGGACTTTAAGAAGCTGAAGGAATTCTTGGATCGCCACACCAAACCAGCCGATCCCACCGAGACCGCACCCGCAGCCACTCCCACGCTGCAGGTTGAATCACCAGTGCCGGCCCAAATGGATTTGTTTGGATCGTAA
- a CDS encoding proline--tRNA ligase produces the protein MRASQLLIPTLREDPGEAETVSHRLMLRAGLIRKVAAGIYTYLPLGLRVIRKVEQIIREEMNRAGAQELLMPVASPAELWKETGRWNFYGKELIRFKDRHERDFCLGPTHEEIITDLFRREVRSYRQLPMNFYQIQTKFRDEIRPRFGLMRGREFIMKDAYSFDRDEAGARLSYQKMYDAYCRIFTRCGLKFRPVEADTGLIGGTSSHEFMVLAETGEETIVYSDTGTYAANVERAEVLPPVEMDTSPLRPLQSVSTPGCRTVEEVTAFLKITPQQLVKTLLYSTGKETVAVLIRGDHEANEIKIKRLLGVSELELASATTIEQVTGAPVGFAGPVGLSDVRVIADHAVKALRNFVVGGNRNDTHYLNANWGRDFSAEQFADLRNARSGDPSPRKDGTLKATRGIEVGHVFMLGTKYSQAMQASYLDPKGQETLTVMGCYGIGVGRTAAAAIEQNHDDKGIIWPFPIAPIHVHLLTLSQSATTIEAATRLYQELPEAGFEVLWDDRDERAGVKFNDADLLGAPFQIVIGDKGLADGLIELKSRKDSVKVKHPPAQILSHLLDLKSTVVPTLNQAL, from the coding sequence ATGCGAGCCTCTCAACTCCTCATTCCCACCCTCCGGGAAGATCCCGGTGAAGCGGAAACCGTGAGTCATCGGCTCATGCTCCGCGCCGGCCTCATTCGTAAGGTGGCAGCTGGCATCTACACCTATCTGCCGCTCGGTCTTCGGGTGATCCGGAAGGTCGAGCAGATCATCCGGGAGGAGATGAATCGGGCGGGCGCGCAAGAATTGCTGATGCCGGTGGCTTCACCGGCTGAACTCTGGAAAGAAACCGGGCGGTGGAACTTTTACGGGAAAGAACTGATCCGGTTCAAAGACCGGCATGAACGCGATTTTTGTCTAGGTCCGACTCACGAAGAGATTATCACCGACCTCTTTCGACGCGAAGTCCGCTCCTACCGACAACTCCCCATGAATTTCTATCAAATTCAGACGAAGTTCCGGGATGAGATCCGCCCCCGGTTCGGCCTGATGCGCGGACGCGAATTCATCATGAAGGACGCCTATAGCTTCGACAGAGACGAGGCGGGCGCCCGACTCAGTTATCAGAAAATGTACGACGCGTACTGCCGTATCTTTACCCGCTGCGGCTTGAAGTTCCGTCCCGTCGAAGCCGACACGGGCCTGATTGGTGGGACATCATCCCATGAGTTCATGGTGCTGGCCGAGACAGGGGAAGAAACCATTGTCTACAGCGACACCGGCACCTACGCAGCCAACGTGGAACGGGCCGAGGTCCTTCCGCCGGTCGAAATGGACACCAGCCCCTTGCGTCCGCTGCAATCCGTCTCTACGCCTGGATGTCGCACGGTCGAAGAGGTGACGGCATTTCTGAAAATTACTCCGCAACAACTGGTGAAGACACTCCTCTACTCGACCGGAAAGGAAACGGTTGCGGTGCTGATTCGAGGAGATCACGAAGCAAACGAGATTAAAATCAAGCGACTCTTGGGCGTGTCCGAACTGGAACTTGCCAGCGCGACGACGATTGAGCAGGTCACTGGGGCGCCCGTTGGTTTTGCCGGACCAGTGGGTTTAAGCGACGTGCGGGTGATCGCCGATCATGCCGTCAAGGCGTTGCGCAATTTCGTTGTCGGCGGCAATCGGAACGACACCCATTACCTGAACGCCAATTGGGGACGCGATTTTTCAGCCGAACAATTCGCTGATTTACGGAATGCCCGCTCTGGCGACCCGTCACCTCGGAAAGACGGTACCCTCAAAGCGACGAGAGGCATCGAGGTCGGACACGTATTCATGCTCGGGACCAAGTACAGCCAAGCGATGCAGGCGTCCTACCTAGATCCCAAGGGGCAAGAGACTCTGACGGTCATGGGCTGTTACGGCATCGGGGTCGGGAGAACGGCAGCCGCGGCGATCGAACAAAATCATGACGACAAGGGAATCATTTGGCCCTTTCCCATTGCTCCGATCCATGTGCACCTCCTCACCCTCAGTCAGTCGGCGACGACGATTGAAGCGGCCACTCGTCTCTATCAGGAGTTGCCCGAGGCAGGGTTTGAAGTCCTCTGGGACGACCGTGACGAACGAGCCGGTGTCAAATTCAATGATGCCGATCTTCTCGGCGCACCCTTCCAGATTGTCATCGGCGATAAGGGTCTTGCCGATGGCTTGATCGAGCTTAAATCCCGGAAAGATAGCGTCAAAGTCAAGCACCCGCCTGCCCAGATACTCAGCCACCTTCTTGATCTGAAGTCGACCGTTGTCCCAACACTCAACCAGGCCTTGTAG
- a CDS encoding isoprenyl transferase, which yields MERRQSLSLEELSEHELAAKLEPDLFPKHVAVIMDGNGRWAELRGLPRIAGHREGIQSVRELITHCLELGIRALTIYAFSQENWKRPSQEISALMGLLEHYLSTERSKLVEQGVRFRAIGRIESLPPSAVQWVRTTEQETAHLDRLHLTVALSYGGRSEITDAVKRLLRDVQEGKLSPSDIDESRLQLYLYTHDLPDPDLLIRTSGETRISNFLLWQLAYTELYFTPTLWPDFRRREFLLALLEYQRRDRRFGRVLSALSS from the coding sequence ATGGAACGGAGACAGTCTTTAAGCCTCGAAGAGCTATCCGAACACGAACTGGCTGCCAAACTCGAACCGGACCTTTTCCCGAAACATGTCGCCGTCATCATGGATGGGAACGGGCGCTGGGCTGAACTCCGCGGCCTGCCGCGCATTGCCGGTCACCGGGAGGGCATTCAGTCCGTCCGTGAGCTCATTACTCATTGTCTCGAACTCGGCATCCGGGCCCTGACGATCTACGCCTTCTCACAGGAAAATTGGAAGCGCCCCTCTCAGGAGATCAGTGCACTGATGGGACTGTTGGAGCATTATCTCTCCACCGAACGATCCAAACTCGTCGAGCAAGGCGTCCGGTTTCGTGCCATCGGTCGCATCGAATCACTTCCACCGTCTGCCGTTCAGTGGGTCCGGACTACTGAGCAGGAAACTGCGCATCTGGACAGACTCCATCTGACCGTCGCCCTCAGCTATGGCGGCCGCTCGGAGATCACCGATGCGGTGAAACGACTCCTCCGCGACGTGCAGGAAGGCAAGCTCAGTCCAAGCGACATTGATGAGTCACGGCTGCAACTGTACCTCTACACACACGATCTTCCCGATCCCGATCTGCTGATTCGAACGAGTGGAGAAACCCGCATCAGCAATTTTCTACTCTGGCAACTCGCCTATACCGAGTTGTATTTCACTCCAACCCTGTGGCCCGACTTCCGTCGTCGAGAATTTCTGCTTGCGTTGCTGGAATACCAGCGACGTGACCGACGATTCGGTCGTGTGCTCAGCGCGCTATCGTCATAG
- a CDS encoding 1-deoxy-D-xylulose-5-phosphate reductoisomerase, with the protein MKTIVILGSTGSIGTNTLDIVDRFPDEFCVAGLSAGTNDEKLEEQIRRFKPRLVALSNESAAARLRRRCADLPVKILSGTDGVAQVASIPEAEMVISAIVGGAGLVPTLAAIRANKHIALANKEPMVMAGKLMQEEARKHGIRIYPVDSEHSAIFQSLEGHRVEDVRRLILTASGGALWTLTKEELQDVTPERALQHPNWKMGAKITVDSATLMNKGLEVVEARWLFDIPESRIDVLIHRESIIHSLVEYQDRSMIAQLGLPDMRTPISYAMRYPERMPLDLPSLDLTEIGKLTFCKPDHDRFPCLGLGYESLRVGGTMPATMNAANEVAVEAFLNGGIRFVDIAEVIRSTMEAHQPDEVESLDDALETDRWAREKAEALIHALAK; encoded by the coding sequence ATGAAAACCATCGTCATTCTCGGTTCCACCGGCTCGATCGGCACCAATACACTGGACATCGTCGACCGGTTCCCCGATGAATTTTGCGTGGCGGGCCTCAGCGCCGGGACCAACGATGAAAAGTTGGAAGAGCAGATTCGCCGATTCAAACCTCGCTTGGTGGCGCTTTCGAATGAATCAGCCGCTGCGCGCCTGAGGCGGCGGTGCGCGGATCTTCCGGTGAAGATTCTGTCAGGAACGGACGGTGTCGCGCAGGTCGCCTCGATTCCCGAGGCCGAAATGGTCATCTCCGCCATCGTCGGCGGGGCCGGGCTTGTCCCCACCTTGGCTGCCATTCGCGCCAACAAGCATATTGCATTGGCCAACAAAGAGCCGATGGTCATGGCAGGCAAGTTGATGCAGGAAGAAGCCCGGAAACACGGCATTCGCATTTATCCGGTCGATAGCGAACACAGCGCGATTTTCCAATCTCTTGAGGGGCATCGGGTGGAAGACGTCCGCCGGCTGATACTGACAGCTTCGGGCGGCGCACTCTGGACTCTTACCAAAGAGGAACTGCAGGACGTGACGCCGGAGCGCGCACTGCAACATCCCAATTGGAAGATGGGCGCCAAGATCACCGTCGATTCTGCCACGCTGATGAATAAAGGGCTCGAAGTCGTTGAAGCGCGCTGGCTCTTCGACATTCCGGAATCAAGAATCGACGTCCTGATCCATCGGGAAAGCATCATTCACTCTTTGGTAGAATATCAAGATCGATCGATGATCGCGCAGTTGGGGCTACCGGACATGCGAACGCCGATTTCATACGCGATGCGTTATCCCGAACGAATGCCGTTGGATCTGCCCTCACTGGACCTAACGGAGATCGGGAAATTGACCTTCTGCAAGCCTGATCACGATCGATTTCCGTGTTTGGGCCTGGGCTACGAGTCCTTGCGTGTGGGCGGAACGATGCCTGCGACGATGAACGCTGCCAACGAAGTGGCAGTCGAGGCCTTCCTGAACGGCGGCATTCGGTTCGTCGACATTGCGGAAGTTATTCGTTCGACCATGGAGGCACACCAACCTGACGAGGTCGAATCACTGGATGACGCCCTTGAAACGGATCGCTGGGCACGAGAGAAGGCTGAAGCCCTTATCCACGCACTTGCAAAATAG
- the rseP gene encoding RIP metalloprotease RseP, which produces MLSAFTWSPDAMWLFLQKAWWFLVVLGVLVAFHELGHFLAARWVGVRVLKFSLGFGPKLLGRQVGETEYLLSAIPLGGYVKLFGEDESEAITSEDRKRSFAHQGLWGKVLIVAAGPGFNFILAYLIFAGWLATGAPLFVPTFRDLSPDIEVMVPGSPADNAGMQIGDRVTQVNGKDISTRTELLDAVAKSNGQPLPLTVKRDSRTIPLTVTPIPSPPGHVAGPAEDGTYYLGIEETPPLVTSVLHGSAAAAAGLKAGDQVVSIEGKPIYTWSQMTGIVKESPRRPLHMEILREGQRIPLTVTPAGEQTTVNGQTVEIGKIGISGPGRSLVRSSSPLMSLYSGLEATWGWTELTAIGIYKMIVGDISSKNIGGPLTIANISGEAAAQGPSSVIFLIAILSINLGVLNLLPIPILDGGHLLFFLIEGILRKPLGDRQRELAQQVGLVLLVGIMIFAFWNDLERMLSR; this is translated from the coding sequence GTGTTGTCTGCGTTCACATGGTCTCCCGATGCGATGTGGTTATTCCTCCAGAAGGCCTGGTGGTTTCTTGTAGTCCTCGGGGTTCTGGTCGCTTTCCATGAACTCGGACACTTTTTGGCCGCTCGGTGGGTCGGCGTCCGTGTCCTGAAATTTTCACTCGGTTTTGGACCAAAATTACTCGGCCGCCAAGTAGGTGAAACAGAATACCTCCTCTCCGCTATTCCCCTCGGCGGCTATGTCAAATTGTTCGGTGAAGACGAAAGCGAAGCAATCACCTCAGAGGATCGAAAGCGATCCTTCGCGCACCAGGGATTGTGGGGGAAGGTCCTCATCGTTGCCGCTGGGCCTGGATTCAACTTCATCTTGGCCTACTTGATCTTCGCCGGCTGGCTGGCGACCGGCGCACCGCTGTTTGTTCCCACCTTTCGAGATTTGAGCCCCGATATCGAAGTGATGGTGCCAGGATCACCTGCCGACAATGCTGGCATGCAGATCGGAGATCGCGTCACTCAGGTCAATGGCAAAGATATCTCCACGAGGACCGAACTCCTCGATGCCGTGGCCAAAAGCAACGGGCAGCCGCTACCCCTCACGGTGAAACGGGATAGCCGAACCATACCTCTGACCGTCACGCCGATCCCCTCTCCACCTGGGCACGTTGCCGGACCGGCCGAGGACGGGACGTACTACCTCGGCATCGAAGAAACACCTCCTCTCGTCACCTCCGTTTTGCACGGTTCCGCCGCGGCCGCAGCCGGTCTCAAAGCCGGCGATCAGGTCGTGTCGATCGAGGGGAAACCCATCTATACATGGTCGCAGATGACGGGAATCGTGAAAGAGAGTCCTCGTCGCCCGCTTCACATGGAAATTCTGCGCGAGGGCCAGCGAATACCGCTGACCGTGACTCCAGCCGGCGAACAAACCACCGTCAACGGTCAAACGGTCGAAATCGGAAAGATCGGGATTTCTGGACCTGGCCGTTCACTCGTACGCTCAAGCAGTCCGTTGATGTCCCTGTACAGCGGACTCGAAGCGACTTGGGGATGGACCGAGCTGACTGCCATCGGCATTTACAAAATGATCGTGGGCGATATCTCCAGCAAGAATATCGGCGGTCCACTGACCATAGCGAACATCTCCGGAGAAGCCGCAGCCCAAGGGCCATCCAGTGTGATTTTCCTCATCGCCATTCTGAGCATTAACCTGGGAGTCCTGAATCTCTTGCCCATTCCCATCCTGGACGGTGGGCACCTGTTGTTTTTCTTGATCGAGGGCATACTCCGGAAGCCGCTCGGCGATCGCCAACGGGAACTCGCCCAGCAGGTAGGCTTGGTCCTCTTGGTCGGCATCATGATCTTCGCCTTCTGGAACGATCTCGAACGTATGCTCTCCCGCTGA
- a CDS encoding YbhB/YbcL family Raf kinase inhibitor-like protein, giving the protein MRLTSTAFNNQSAIPTMYTCEGKDVSPPLAWSDLPAGAKSLALIVDDPDAPDPAAPKMTWVHWILYNLPATNNGLPEGVKALPTGTKEGVNDWKRTGYGGPCPPIGRHRYFHKLYALDTVLPDLKQPTKEKLEEAMKGHIIGEAQLMGTYQNSK; this is encoded by the coding sequence ATGCGTCTGACCTCGACGGCGTTCAACAATCAGAGTGCGATTCCGACGATGTATACCTGCGAGGGCAAGGATGTTTCACCACCGCTGGCTTGGTCAGACCTTCCAGCGGGTGCCAAGAGCCTGGCGTTGATTGTCGATGATCCGGATGCCCCGGACCCGGCCGCGCCGAAAATGACCTGGGTGCACTGGATTCTCTATAACCTCCCGGCCACGAATAATGGGCTACCGGAAGGTGTAAAGGCGTTGCCTACCGGAACGAAGGAAGGTGTGAATGACTGGAAGCGAACGGGCTACGGAGGACCGTGCCCGCCGATCGGCCGCCATCGCTACTTCCATAAGCTCTACGCCTTGGACACCGTGCTACCTGACCTGAAGCAGCCGACCAAGGAGAAGCTCGAAGAGGCGATGAAAGGCCACATTATCGGAGAGGCACAGTTGATGGGGACGTATCAGAATAGCAAGTGA
- the tldD gene encoding metalloprotease TldD, with amino-acid sequence MGELVQLTTFGLSEGEVQAALGRIKVREVDYADLYFESCVSESVSMEESLVKRATKNIAQGVGVRATAGEKTGFAYSDELTRKDLELAADTARYIAQSHTAGHSVPVPVYQRPTRNLYPVEHTQIEVATADRVALLNAIDIEARRYDSRIKNVMASFNTEYKRVVVATSDGTMVSDVQPLSRLQVTCIAEENGNRQVGTFGGGGRVPFEFYQNEERFLAYAREAARQAILNLSAVAAPAGVMPVVLGGGWPGILLHEAIGHGLEADFNRKKTSAFSNLIGKRVASDVCTIVDDGTLPNRRGSLNMDDEGTATSRTVLIERGILRGYITDKLNARLLGIPLTGNGRRESYQSVVLPRMTNTFMLAGESDPQDIIRSVEHGLYAVSFGGGQVDITNGKFVFSASEAYLIEGGKVTRPVKGATLIGSGPEILTKVSMVGYDLKLDEGIGTCGKEGQSVPVGVGLPTIRIDEITVGGTQG; translated from the coding sequence ATGGGAGAACTGGTCCAGTTGACGACGTTCGGTTTAAGTGAAGGAGAAGTGCAAGCAGCCCTCGGACGGATCAAGGTTCGCGAGGTGGACTATGCGGATCTCTATTTCGAATCCTGTGTGTCCGAATCCGTCTCGATGGAAGAATCGCTGGTGAAGCGAGCGACCAAGAACATCGCGCAAGGGGTTGGTGTCAGGGCTACGGCAGGAGAAAAAACCGGGTTTGCCTATTCGGACGAGCTGACCAGGAAGGACTTGGAACTTGCCGCTGATACAGCCCGCTATATCGCACAGTCCCACACCGCCGGCCACTCTGTTCCCGTTCCTGTCTACCAGCGTCCGACCAGGAATCTCTATCCGGTTGAACATACGCAAATCGAGGTGGCAACGGCCGACCGTGTGGCCCTGCTCAACGCGATTGACATCGAAGCACGACGCTATGACTCGAGGATTAAGAATGTGATGGCGTCGTTCAATACGGAATACAAGCGTGTCGTCGTGGCGACATCGGATGGCACGATGGTCAGTGATGTCCAACCGTTGTCGAGACTCCAAGTCACCTGTATCGCCGAGGAGAATGGGAATCGTCAGGTCGGGACGTTTGGCGGAGGTGGTCGCGTTCCATTCGAGTTTTATCAGAACGAAGAACGGTTTTTGGCGTATGCGCGGGAGGCAGCGAGGCAGGCGATCCTCAATCTCTCTGCCGTGGCAGCTCCCGCGGGTGTCATGCCGGTGGTGTTGGGAGGCGGGTGGCCGGGGATCCTGTTGCACGAAGCCATCGGCCACGGACTGGAAGCCGACTTCAATCGGAAGAAGACCTCCGCGTTTTCGAACCTGATCGGCAAACGCGTCGCGTCGGATGTCTGTACGATCGTAGATGACGGCACATTGCCGAATCGCCGAGGCTCCTTGAATATGGATGATGAGGGGACGGCTACGAGCCGAACCGTCTTGATCGAGCGAGGAATTCTTCGTGGCTATATTACCGACAAATTGAACGCCCGGTTGTTGGGCATTCCGTTGACCGGTAATGGACGCCGCGAAAGCTATCAAAGCGTCGTACTCCCCCGTATGACGAACACCTTCATGCTGGCCGGAGAGTCTGATCCACAGGACATCATTCGCTCAGTCGAGCACGGGCTCTATGCCGTGTCGTTCGGCGGAGGTCAGGTGGACATCACCAACGGGAAATTTGTCTTTTCCGCGAGCGAAGCGTACCTGATCGAAGGCGGGAAGGTGACAAGGCCGGTGAAGGGCGCGACCCTGATCGGCAGCGGGCCGGAGATTCTGACCAAGGTTTCAATGGTCGGGTATGACCTGAAGCTCGATGAAGGGATCGGGACCTGTGGGAAGGAGGGACAATCCGTACCCGTCGGTGTCGGATTACCCACCATCCGTATCGATGAAATAACAGTGGGTGGCACGCAAGGATGA
- a CDS encoding metallopeptidase TldD-related protein has protein sequence MDSMSHQLQRGNGYSELAADVLRYAKRSGATEADIIIAEGETFSVQIRLGTVDRLTKAREKQLGLRVFVGKRSASTSTSDFSKESLDQLVTQTCTLAKAVVEDPLSGLPGAEQMAIEKPDLNLHDPTKLETDYQIDLARRAESAAMAADSRVTNSEGAEFDSSSGRVILGNTHGFIGEFRSSSFSLSVSPVATDQQTGTMQRDSWYGIQRKFSKLESPESIGVEAARRTVRRLGARKVVTQRVPVVFDQDTAASLMGTLSSAVSGYALYKGASFLVNHLGKSIAPEWVTVYDDGRMVGGLGSKPFDGEGLPTRRTTVVDRGVLTSYLLDTYSARKLGLSSTGNASRSVGENPSVGPTNLYLVPGTKTAQEIIASVRQGLYVTELIGFGINMVTGDYSRGACGFWIENGELAYPVEEITIASTLQRMFAGIELVGNDLVFRGRIASPTVKIADMTVAGN, from the coding sequence ATGGATTCGATGAGCCATCAGCTGCAACGAGGAAATGGCTATTCGGAACTGGCCGCCGATGTGCTCCGTTACGCGAAACGGTCTGGTGCGACCGAGGCCGATATCATCATTGCCGAGGGAGAGACCTTTTCGGTACAGATCCGTCTGGGGACGGTCGATCGTTTGACGAAGGCTCGAGAAAAGCAACTGGGATTGCGGGTGTTCGTGGGGAAGCGATCCGCCTCGACGTCCACGTCGGACTTTTCGAAGGAATCGTTAGATCAATTGGTCACGCAGACCTGTACCTTGGCGAAGGCTGTGGTGGAAGACCCTTTGTCCGGTCTCCCTGGCGCGGAACAGATGGCGATTGAGAAACCGGACCTCAACCTTCATGACCCGACTAAGCTGGAAACCGACTATCAAATCGATTTGGCGCGACGAGCTGAATCCGCGGCCATGGCGGCGGATTCGCGTGTGACGAACTCGGAGGGAGCGGAGTTCGATTCTTCCTCGGGGCGGGTGATACTCGGTAATACACATGGCTTCATCGGTGAATTTCGGAGTTCGAGTTTTTCCCTTTCGGTTTCGCCGGTCGCCACAGACCAACAGACCGGCACGATGCAACGTGATTCCTGGTACGGCATTCAGCGAAAATTCAGCAAGCTTGAGAGTCCGGAATCGATCGGCGTAGAAGCGGCTCGGCGGACGGTCCGTCGATTGGGTGCCAGGAAAGTAGTCACGCAACGAGTGCCCGTCGTCTTCGATCAGGACACGGCTGCCAGTTTAATGGGGACGCTTTCGAGCGCGGTGTCGGGATATGCTCTGTATAAAGGAGCATCATTCCTCGTGAATCACCTCGGAAAGTCGATCGCACCAGAGTGGGTGACGGTGTATGACGATGGCCGGATGGTCGGCGGTCTCGGCTCAAAACCGTTCGATGGTGAAGGTCTTCCGACACGGAGAACCACTGTGGTTGACCGAGGTGTCCTCACGAGCTATCTCCTTGATACCTATTCGGCGAGGAAGCTCGGCTTGAGTTCGACGGGTAACGCATCGCGGAGTGTAGGCGAGAATCCGTCCGTCGGGCCCACCAACCTGTATCTTGTGCCGGGGACAAAGACCGCGCAGGAGATTATTGCGAGCGTCCGGCAGGGACTCTATGTGACGGAGTTGATCGGGTTTGGGATAAATATGGTGACAGGAGACTATTCTCGAGGAGCGTGTGGATTCTGGATCGAGAACGGAGAACTGGCCTATCCTGTCGAAGAAATAACGATTGCGAGTACGCTTCAGCGGATGTTCGCAGGGATCGAATTGGTGGGGAACGATCTCGTGTTTCGGGGGCGGATTGCCAGTCCGACCGTCAAGATCGCCGACATGACTGTGGCGGGGAATTGA
- a CDS encoding phosphatidate cytidylyltransferase, with product MEPHISEYRAADHHQTDSASVTARFDLRRVYTAIALAPLIYAVIRYLPSVAFIALAFVIGATALYEFYRLFFHERTNGVLIGIGLLTLANLFVSVYWHGAGMEMLFLGAAAVLIMPLIIHENLQHHLIDSAVTLFGVVYIGGALSHMILIRSLPQGESLALFILFATWAADTGAYFVGKTFGRHPLVPAISPKKTVEGLLGGLAFAIIAVYVCRSWIPSDDVSMAGCVGLGSMLTIAGLIGDLAESALKRSAGVKDSSGLLPGHGGMLDRIDSLLFTAPAFYYYVRYSGIPLYGS from the coding sequence GTGGAACCGCACATTTCGGAGTACCGCGCCGCCGACCATCATCAGACCGACTCCGCGTCGGTTACCGCACGGTTTGACCTGCGGCGCGTGTATACAGCGATCGCGCTGGCACCGCTCATTTACGCGGTGATCCGCTATTTGCCCTCTGTCGCATTCATCGCCCTTGCTTTTGTCATCGGAGCAACCGCGCTCTACGAATTTTATCGCCTGTTCTTTCATGAACGCACGAACGGCGTGCTGATCGGAATCGGACTCTTGACCCTCGCCAACTTATTCGTGAGCGTGTATTGGCACGGTGCCGGCATGGAGATGCTGTTCTTGGGAGCGGCTGCCGTCTTGATCATGCCCCTGATTATTCATGAGAACCTGCAACACCATTTGATCGATAGCGCGGTCACGCTGTTTGGAGTCGTCTACATCGGGGGCGCACTCAGTCACATGATTCTGATTCGCTCTTTGCCGCAGGGAGAGTCGTTGGCTCTCTTCATTCTTTTCGCTACTTGGGCCGCTGATACAGGTGCCTATTTCGTGGGGAAAACGTTTGGACGTCATCCACTGGTTCCCGCGATCAGTCCCAAGAAAACTGTCGAGGGACTGCTGGGTGGCTTGGCGTTTGCTATCATTGCGGTCTATGTGTGCAGGTCCTGGATTCCGTCTGACGACGTCAGCATGGCAGGTTGCGTTGGATTGGGGAGTATGTTGACAATCGCGGGCCTCATCGGCGATCTCGCTGAGTCGGCTCTCAAACGGAGCGCCGGCGTGAAGGATTCCAGCGGACTTCTTCCAGGACACGGCGGCATGCTGGATCGCATCGATAGTCTCTTGTTCACGGCACCTGCGTTCTACTACTATGTTCGGTACAGCGGGATCCCGCTCTACGGATCCTAG